The following proteins are co-located in the Xyrauchen texanus isolate HMW12.3.18 chromosome 41, RBS_HiC_50CHRs, whole genome shotgun sequence genome:
- the LOC127634433 gene encoding receptor-type tyrosine-protein kinase FLT3-like isoform X1 has protein sequence MHSSDVFRKKAFVLLLLQWSARSLSAMRDDSTDTHPRCVTDGSITRCTLEETDLLSSDLIKLGVTEGQTADIYTECRQNSSNGFKCLCYQRVNFTMQLLQHSDRVENGKYTVLCGNHSITVVQSPQRRPTVPVLKGIAKAGQQNTANLVCISEGNPKPIIQWYGNSTKPSEDRENRWNRTESSLLSCPDSPKCCASNLLGEECSEVYHYDLENKEDGKRAQIFLKSGQSLLLRCKLTSRRSPELRWYFNNSLVNGVTSIYFYSWMELFSVESVNVTNSGEYICKSKYNHTVSTHVKIFEDDKIDILQLNTNNSILAQNKASFCFQALVFSYPKAQCYWITPNQTKIECIETHYHHPNSTFKLCNPEPGQYQMKIETQERSVTRNMSLCISDIPKIKIIKDWNSTTCKTQSSTPVALSWKICPSHAKCIDPEDWIEMHITPSKFLDSDQFCQKKIVFARPLSNREDHLIKCCMTNIAGTHCSEQIPVYTTSYIDYVIYIVLIFVLLMIIFALIIFIRIKKPEYQSQIQMIQIVGPNDNDYIYIDFRDFKYDPKWEFPRENLELGKELGSGAFGMVVQATAYGISKPGVSIQVAVKMLKEKHQAVEKEALMSELKMLTHIGHHENIVNMLGACTGSGPIYLIFQYCCNGDLLNYLKSNREHFHKYLTDAFNRDRFRGLYHNFQQKRNSSEFVELSDNLCLHIDTTPVSNGQESEALLSPSISSVSTIEEMLACDDEIQEEELQSLTYDDLLSFSFQVAKGMEFLSAKNCIHRDLAARNVLVTNGRQVKIGDFGLARDIENDSNYVVRGNVRLPVKWMAPESIFKGMYTMQSDVWAYGILLWEIFSLGVTPYPGITVNNTFYTMIESGYHMEQPFYASESVYNVMCRCWSLDLVDRPCFSKLVVYMQKELAALEERLYYNTGGYCQSDLIYQNTPVTPDSTSMN, from the exons ATGCATTCAAGCGATGTATTTAGGAAAAAGGCTTTTG TGCTGCTCTTGCTGCAGTGGAGCGCTCGAAGCCTCAGCGCAATGAGAGACGACTCTACAGACACTCATCCCCGCTGTGTCACTGATGGATCG ATCACAAGATGCACATTAGAAGAGACAGACCTGCTCAGTTCTGACCTTATTAAACTGGGTGTCACTGAGGGACAGACAGCGGACATTTACACAGAATGTCGACAAAACAGCTCAAATGGGTTTAAATGTCTCTGCTACCAAAG GGTAAATTTCACTATGCAGCTGTTACAGCACTCTGATAGAGTCGAAAATGGAAAATACACTGTACTCTGTGgcaatcacagtattacagttgTGCAGTCACCACAAC GGAGGCCAACAGTCCCAGTGCTCAAAGGTATTGCAAAAGCAGGACAACAAAATACAGCTAATTTAGTTTGTATTTCTGAGGGGAACCCTAAACCAATCATCCAGTGGTATGGCAACAG CACCAAACCATCGGAAGACAGGGAAAATAGATGGAATAGGACAGAGAGCAGTTTGCTTAGTTGTCCTGATAGTCCAAAGTGCTGTGCCAGTAATCTGCTGGGGGAAGAATGTTCTGAGGTCTATCATTATG ATCTGGAGAACAAGGAGGATGGGAAAAGAGCTCAAATTTTCCTGAAATCTGGTCAATCTTTGCTACTCCGATGCAAACTGACCTCAAGAAGAAGTCCTGAGTTAAGATGGTACTTCAACAACTCTTTG GTCAATGGAGTCACTTCGATATATTTTTACAGTTGGATGGAGCTCTTCTCTGTTGAATCAGTTAATGTGACAAATAGTGGAGAGTACATCTGCAAATCGAAATACAACCACACGGTGTCCACCCATGTCAAGATCTTTG AAGACGACAAAATCGACATATTGCAGTTGAATACAAACAACAGCATTCTAGCACAAAATAAGGCAAGCTTCTGCTTCCAGGCTCTGGTGTTCTCTTACCCAAAAGCCCAGTGCTACTGGATTACaccaaatcaaaccaaaatagAGTGCATAGAGACTCATTACCATCATCCTAATAG TACTTTTAAGCTTTGTAACCCTGAACCAGGCCagtatcaaatgaaaatagaaactCAAGAACGTAGTGTCACAAGGAATATGTCTCTTTGCATATCAG acattcctaaaattaaaataatcaaagatTGGAACAGCACCACTTGCAAGACTCAAAGCTCCACACCTGTGGCTCTGTCTTGGAAAATTTGCCCATCACATGCCAA ATGTATTGATCCTGAGGACTGGATTGAGATGCACATTACCCCCTCCAAATTCCTAGATTCTGATCAGTTCTGTCAGAAGAAGATTGTCTTTGCCAGACCACTCTCTAACAGAGAGGACCATCTTATCAAATGCTGTATGACAAACATAGCAGGAACTCACTGCAGTGAACAAATACCAGTGTATACGA CCTCCTACATTGATTACGTGATTTACATTGTGCTCATCTTTGTACTACTTATGATCATCTTTGCCTTAATCATCTTCATCAGAATTAAG AAGCCTGAGTACCAGAGCCAAATCCAGATGATTCAGATTGTCGGACCCAACGACAATGACTACATATACATCGACTTCAGGGATTTTAAGTATGACCCCAAATGGGAATTTCCACGAGAGAATCTGGAGCTTG GAAAAGAACTTGGGTCTGGTGCTTTTGGGATGGTTGTGCAGGCGACAGCATATGGAATAAGCAAGCCAGGAGTTTCTATTCAGGTAGCAGTTAAAATGCTAAAGG AGAAGCACCAGGCAGTGGAGAAGGAAGCTCTGATGTctgaactgaaaatgttgactcaTATTGGACACCATGAAAACATTGTCAACATGCTCGGGGCTTGCACAGGCTCAG GTCCCATTTACCTGATCTTCCAATACTGCTGTAACGGAGATCTCCTGAACTACTTGAAGAGCAACAGAGAGCATTttcacaaatatctgactgatgCTTTCAACAGGGACAGATTCAGAGGCCTTTACCACAACTTCCAGCAGAAGAGAAACTCCAG TGAGTTTGTTGAGCTTAGTGACAACCTGTGCCTGCACATTGACACAACTCCTGTTTCCAATGGACAGGAGAGTGAGGCACTGCTCAGTCCCAGCATCAGCTCAGTGTCTACTATTGAGG aaatgCTTGCATGTGATGATGAAATTCAAGAAGAGGAACTTCAGAGTCTTACCTATGATGATCTGCTAAGTTTCTCTTTTCAAGTTGCAAAGGGCATGGAGTTTCTGTCTGCTAAAAAT TGTATCCATAGAGACTTGGCAGCCCGAAATGTTTTGGTGACAAATGGCAGACAGGTGAAGATTGGTGACTTTGGCCTTGCTAGAGACATTGAAAATGACTCCAACTATGTTGTAAGAGGAAAT GTGCGCTTGCCTGTGAAGTGGATGGCTCCTGAGAGTATTTTCAAAGGGATGTACACAATGCAAAGTGATGTCTGGGCCTATGGCATTCTGCTATGGGAAATCTTTTCTCTGG GAGTCACCCCGTATCCTGGTATAACCGTAAATAACACATTCTACACAATGATAGAAAGTGGGTATCACATGGAGCAGCCCTTTTATGCATCAGAATCTGT ATACAATGTGATGTGTCGCTGCTGGTCACTGGATCTAGTAGACCGACCCTGTTTTTCCAAGCTTGTAGTCTACATGCAAAAGGAGTTGGCTGCTTTGGAAGAGAGG CTCTATTACAATACTGGAGGATACTGTCAGAGTGACTTAATTTATCAGAATACACCAGTAACCCCTGACTCTACATCGATGAACTGA
- the LOC127634433 gene encoding receptor-type tyrosine-protein kinase FLT3-like isoform X2 produces MYLGKRLLVVLLLLQWSARSLSAMRDDSTDTHPRCVTDGSITRCTLEETDLLSSDLIKLGVTEGQTADIYTECRQNSSNGFKCLCYQRVNFTMQLLQHSDRVENGKYTVLCGNHSITVVQSPQRRPTVPVLKGIAKAGQQNTANLVCISEGNPKPIIQWYGNSTKPSEDRENRWNRTESSLLSCPDSPKCCASNLLGEECSEVYHYDLENKEDGKRAQIFLKSGQSLLLRCKLTSRRSPELRWYFNNSLVNGVTSIYFYSWMELFSVESVNVTNSGEYICKSKYNHTVSTHVKIFEDDKIDILQLNTNNSILAQNKASFCFQALVFSYPKAQCYWITPNQTKIECIETHYHHPNSTFKLCNPEPGQYQMKIETQERSVTRNMSLCISDIPKIKIIKDWNSTTCKTQSSTPVALSWKICPSHAKCIDPEDWIEMHITPSKFLDSDQFCQKKIVFARPLSNREDHLIKCCMTNIAGTHCSEQIPVYTTSYIDYVIYIVLIFVLLMIIFALIIFIRIKKPEYQSQIQMIQIVGPNDNDYIYIDFRDFKYDPKWEFPRENLELGKELGSGAFGMVVQATAYGISKPGVSIQVAVKMLKEKHQAVEKEALMSELKMLTHIGHHENIVNMLGACTGSGPIYLIFQYCCNGDLLNYLKSNREHFHKYLTDAFNRDRFRGLYHNFQQKRNSSEFVELSDNLCLHIDTTPVSNGQESEALLSPSISSVSTIEEMLACDDEIQEEELQSLTYDDLLSFSFQVAKGMEFLSAKNCIHRDLAARNVLVTNGRQVKIGDFGLARDIENDSNYVVRGNVRLPVKWMAPESIFKGMYTMQSDVWAYGILLWEIFSLGVTPYPGITVNNTFYTMIESGYHMEQPFYASESVYNVMCRCWSLDLVDRPCFSKLVVYMQKELAALEERLYYNTGGYCQSDLIYQNTPVTPDSTSMN; encoded by the exons ATGTATTTAGGAAAAAGGCTTTTGGTGG TGCTGCTCTTGCTGCAGTGGAGCGCTCGAAGCCTCAGCGCAATGAGAGACGACTCTACAGACACTCATCCCCGCTGTGTCACTGATGGATCG ATCACAAGATGCACATTAGAAGAGACAGACCTGCTCAGTTCTGACCTTATTAAACTGGGTGTCACTGAGGGACAGACAGCGGACATTTACACAGAATGTCGACAAAACAGCTCAAATGGGTTTAAATGTCTCTGCTACCAAAG GGTAAATTTCACTATGCAGCTGTTACAGCACTCTGATAGAGTCGAAAATGGAAAATACACTGTACTCTGTGgcaatcacagtattacagttgTGCAGTCACCACAAC GGAGGCCAACAGTCCCAGTGCTCAAAGGTATTGCAAAAGCAGGACAACAAAATACAGCTAATTTAGTTTGTATTTCTGAGGGGAACCCTAAACCAATCATCCAGTGGTATGGCAACAG CACCAAACCATCGGAAGACAGGGAAAATAGATGGAATAGGACAGAGAGCAGTTTGCTTAGTTGTCCTGATAGTCCAAAGTGCTGTGCCAGTAATCTGCTGGGGGAAGAATGTTCTGAGGTCTATCATTATG ATCTGGAGAACAAGGAGGATGGGAAAAGAGCTCAAATTTTCCTGAAATCTGGTCAATCTTTGCTACTCCGATGCAAACTGACCTCAAGAAGAAGTCCTGAGTTAAGATGGTACTTCAACAACTCTTTG GTCAATGGAGTCACTTCGATATATTTTTACAGTTGGATGGAGCTCTTCTCTGTTGAATCAGTTAATGTGACAAATAGTGGAGAGTACATCTGCAAATCGAAATACAACCACACGGTGTCCACCCATGTCAAGATCTTTG AAGACGACAAAATCGACATATTGCAGTTGAATACAAACAACAGCATTCTAGCACAAAATAAGGCAAGCTTCTGCTTCCAGGCTCTGGTGTTCTCTTACCCAAAAGCCCAGTGCTACTGGATTACaccaaatcaaaccaaaatagAGTGCATAGAGACTCATTACCATCATCCTAATAG TACTTTTAAGCTTTGTAACCCTGAACCAGGCCagtatcaaatgaaaatagaaactCAAGAACGTAGTGTCACAAGGAATATGTCTCTTTGCATATCAG acattcctaaaattaaaataatcaaagatTGGAACAGCACCACTTGCAAGACTCAAAGCTCCACACCTGTGGCTCTGTCTTGGAAAATTTGCCCATCACATGCCAA ATGTATTGATCCTGAGGACTGGATTGAGATGCACATTACCCCCTCCAAATTCCTAGATTCTGATCAGTTCTGTCAGAAGAAGATTGTCTTTGCCAGACCACTCTCTAACAGAGAGGACCATCTTATCAAATGCTGTATGACAAACATAGCAGGAACTCACTGCAGTGAACAAATACCAGTGTATACGA CCTCCTACATTGATTACGTGATTTACATTGTGCTCATCTTTGTACTACTTATGATCATCTTTGCCTTAATCATCTTCATCAGAATTAAG AAGCCTGAGTACCAGAGCCAAATCCAGATGATTCAGATTGTCGGACCCAACGACAATGACTACATATACATCGACTTCAGGGATTTTAAGTATGACCCCAAATGGGAATTTCCACGAGAGAATCTGGAGCTTG GAAAAGAACTTGGGTCTGGTGCTTTTGGGATGGTTGTGCAGGCGACAGCATATGGAATAAGCAAGCCAGGAGTTTCTATTCAGGTAGCAGTTAAAATGCTAAAGG AGAAGCACCAGGCAGTGGAGAAGGAAGCTCTGATGTctgaactgaaaatgttgactcaTATTGGACACCATGAAAACATTGTCAACATGCTCGGGGCTTGCACAGGCTCAG GTCCCATTTACCTGATCTTCCAATACTGCTGTAACGGAGATCTCCTGAACTACTTGAAGAGCAACAGAGAGCATTttcacaaatatctgactgatgCTTTCAACAGGGACAGATTCAGAGGCCTTTACCACAACTTCCAGCAGAAGAGAAACTCCAG TGAGTTTGTTGAGCTTAGTGACAACCTGTGCCTGCACATTGACACAACTCCTGTTTCCAATGGACAGGAGAGTGAGGCACTGCTCAGTCCCAGCATCAGCTCAGTGTCTACTATTGAGG aaatgCTTGCATGTGATGATGAAATTCAAGAAGAGGAACTTCAGAGTCTTACCTATGATGATCTGCTAAGTTTCTCTTTTCAAGTTGCAAAGGGCATGGAGTTTCTGTCTGCTAAAAAT TGTATCCATAGAGACTTGGCAGCCCGAAATGTTTTGGTGACAAATGGCAGACAGGTGAAGATTGGTGACTTTGGCCTTGCTAGAGACATTGAAAATGACTCCAACTATGTTGTAAGAGGAAAT GTGCGCTTGCCTGTGAAGTGGATGGCTCCTGAGAGTATTTTCAAAGGGATGTACACAATGCAAAGTGATGTCTGGGCCTATGGCATTCTGCTATGGGAAATCTTTTCTCTGG GAGTCACCCCGTATCCTGGTATAACCGTAAATAACACATTCTACACAATGATAGAAAGTGGGTATCACATGGAGCAGCCCTTTTATGCATCAGAATCTGT ATACAATGTGATGTGTCGCTGCTGGTCACTGGATCTAGTAGACCGACCCTGTTTTTCCAAGCTTGTAGTCTACATGCAAAAGGAGTTGGCTGCTTTGGAAGAGAGG CTCTATTACAATACTGGAGGATACTGTCAGAGTGACTTAATTTATCAGAATACACCAGTAACCCCTGACTCTACATCGATGAACTGA
- the pdx1 gene encoding pancreas/duodenum homeobox protein 1 — protein MCSCTARFPRSVAIMNREEHYFPPNHLYKDPCAFQRHQNEDYSQNPPPCLYMSREAQSVYVSSSLGAEDQTNLTDITSYSMSTRDDLAVPQLHLSQTPQPPRQTVGGYGDSLDLCGDPNRSHLPFPWMKSTKSHTHMWKGQWTGPYMVEAEENKRTRTAYTRAQLLELEKEFLFNKYISRPRRVELALTLNLTERHIKIWFQNRRMKWKKEEDKRRARGMDPEQDSSITSGDLKDESCVALGAQAEPPSPLHTNLPPAPRDTA, from the exons ATGTGTTCTTGTACTGCACGGTTTCCACGGTCTGTGGCAATCATGAATCGGGAAGAGCATTATTTTCCACCGAACCATTTGTACAAGGATCCTTGTGCCTTTCAGAGACACCAAAACGAAGACTACAGCCAAAACCCTCCACCTTGTCTGTACATGAGCAGAGAGGCTCAGTCTGTATACGTCTCATCTTCTTTGGGCGCAGAGGACCAAACAAATCTTACCGACATTACTTCTTATAGCATGTCGACCCGGGATGATCTTGCCGTGCCTCAGTTACACTTGTCCCAGACTCCACAGCCACCTCGACAGACAGTAGGGGGTTATGGAGACTCTCTCGACCTGTGCGGGGATCCGAACAGATCCCACCTCCCTTTCCCGTGGATGAAGTCAACTAAATCTCATACGCACATGTGGAAAGGACAGTGGACAG GCCCTTACATGGTAGAGGCCGAGGAGAACAAGCGCACGCGGACAGCTTACACCAGAGCGCAGCTGCTCGAGCTCGAGAAGGAGTTCCTCTTCAATAAGTACATCTCGCGCCCACGCCGCGTCGAGCTCGCGCTCACCCTGAATCTCACCGAGAGACACATCAAAATCTGGTTCCAAAACCGACGCATGAAGTGGAAAAAGGAAGAGGACAAGAGGAGAGCCAGAGGAATGGATCCCGAACAAGATTCCTCGATCACGTCCGGGGATCTAAAAGATGAGTCGTGTGTCGCCCTGGGAGCTCAAGCGGAACCACCATCACCCCTGCACACCAATCTACCTCCAGCTCCACGAGACACTGCGTAA